A genomic segment from Cyanobium sp. NIES-981 encodes:
- the pepN gene encoding aminopeptidase N yields the protein MPTVRLADYRPAACLISRTDLTVRLFDDHAEVETQLAFEPNPAASPGPLELRGLELTLLELRLDGEVLSPDAYRLSDDGLVIPAPPRRPFLLQSRVRIHPHTNTTLEGLYESGGMLTTQCEAEGFRRITFHPDRPDLLSRFRVRIEADQDTLPVLLSNGNCVDTGLLPQQAGARRRHYAVWDDPFPKPSYLFALVAGRLEEVQDTFTTASGRRVRLRLHVEPGDAPYTAHAMASLQRAMRWDEQRYGLEYDLDEFNIVAVRHFNMGAMENKSLNIFNSKLVLADAETATDAELERIESVVAHEYFHNWTGNRITCRDWFQLSLKEGLTVFRDQSFSADLHGASLNRIENVALLRNTQFREDAGPTAHPVQPEAYQAIDNFYTTTIYEKGSELIRMLHTLLGEDTFMQGMALYVRRHDGSAATCDDFVQAMEDAAQAAWTRDAVVPAPFDFGQFRRWYHQAGTPVLRIHRHWDGAAGVLELSVEQHTPPTPGQPHKQPLVIPLGLGLIDQAGQALPVRLEGEESGAAGAAERNRAWGAGTRLLVVDQPQQRLRLVGLPRQAHPPALSLLRQFSAPVKLAMGRPTAELVHLLAHDSEAFARWDAAQVLLRQAVQARASGRGDPALEEALIDAFGRILADPLLSEGSRAALLALPGLAELEDAGEEPDPPALFAAQLALQRRFGEALAEPLQACLERCRPAWTLAWPEGSGARRLTGTVWAWRAAAGDAAVIQAARDAVDGPSMTLARAGLRALQCLPIPARQEAVDAFYQRWQERPVILDAWFALEASAPFPDGLERVERLLQHPRFDPAAPNSVRAVLGGLAGNPPVFHAADGGGYRFMAEQIAGLDRRNPITASRMAKVFSRWQSYGPERRERMRQALAALASEALSTNTREVVEQCLGSDLSAAAG from the coding sequence ATGCCCACGGTGCGTCTTGCCGACTACCGCCCGGCGGCCTGTCTGATCAGCCGCACCGACCTGACGGTGCGGCTCTTCGACGACCATGCCGAGGTGGAGACGCAACTGGCCTTCGAGCCCAATCCGGCGGCGTCTCCCGGACCGCTGGAGCTCAGGGGGCTGGAGCTCACCCTGCTGGAGCTGCGTCTCGATGGCGAGGTGCTCTCCCCGGACGCCTATCGCCTCAGCGATGACGGCCTGGTGATCCCAGCCCCGCCCCGGCGTCCGTTTCTGCTCCAGAGCCGGGTGCGGATCCACCCCCACACCAACACCACCCTGGAGGGGCTCTACGAGAGCGGCGGGATGCTCACCACCCAGTGCGAGGCCGAGGGGTTTCGCCGCATCACCTTCCACCCCGACCGGCCCGACCTGCTGAGCCGCTTCCGGGTGCGGATCGAGGCCGATCAGGACACCTTGCCGGTGCTCCTCTCCAACGGCAACTGCGTGGACACCGGCCTGCTGCCCCAGCAGGCCGGGGCCCGACGGCGCCACTACGCCGTCTGGGACGACCCCTTCCCCAAGCCCTCCTACCTCTTCGCCCTGGTGGCCGGCCGGCTCGAGGAGGTGCAGGACACGTTCACCACCGCCAGCGGTCGCCGGGTGCGGCTGCGCCTGCACGTGGAGCCCGGCGATGCGCCGTACACGGCCCATGCCATGGCGTCGCTGCAGCGGGCCATGCGCTGGGATGAACAGCGCTATGGCCTCGAATACGACCTCGATGAGTTCAACATCGTGGCGGTGCGCCATTTCAACATGGGCGCGATGGAGAACAAGAGCCTCAACATCTTCAATTCCAAGCTCGTGCTCGCTGATGCCGAGACAGCCACCGATGCCGAGCTCGAGCGGATCGAAAGCGTGGTGGCCCATGAATACTTCCACAATTGGACCGGCAACCGCATCACCTGCCGCGACTGGTTCCAGCTCTCCCTCAAAGAGGGGCTCACGGTATTCAGGGATCAGAGTTTCAGCGCCGATCTCCATGGCGCGTCGCTCAACCGGATCGAGAATGTGGCGCTGCTGCGCAACACCCAGTTCCGTGAGGATGCCGGCCCCACGGCCCACCCCGTGCAGCCTGAGGCCTACCAGGCCATCGATAACTTCTACACCACCACCATCTACGAAAAGGGGTCCGAGCTGATCCGCATGCTCCATACCCTGCTCGGTGAGGACACCTTCATGCAGGGCATGGCCCTGTACGTGCGCCGCCACGACGGCAGCGCCGCCACCTGCGACGACTTCGTGCAGGCCATGGAGGATGCCGCCCAGGCGGCCTGGACCCGGGACGCGGTGGTGCCTGCCCCCTTCGACTTTGGCCAGTTCCGCCGCTGGTACCACCAGGCCGGCACCCCCGTGCTGCGGATCCACCGCCACTGGGACGGGGCCGCCGGCGTACTGGAGCTCTCTGTGGAGCAGCACACCCCGCCCACCCCGGGGCAGCCCCACAAGCAGCCCCTGGTGATTCCCCTGGGGCTCGGGCTGATCGATCAGGCCGGCCAGGCCCTGCCCGTGCGGCTGGAGGGGGAGGAGTCCGGGGCGGCCGGGGCGGCCGAGCGGAACAGGGCCTGGGGAGCGGGGACGCGGCTGCTGGTGGTCGACCAGCCGCAGCAGCGCCTGCGGCTGGTGGGGCTGCCCCGCCAGGCCCATCCCCCGGCGCTCTCCCTGCTGCGGCAGTTCTCGGCGCCTGTGAAGCTGGCGATGGGGCGCCCCACGGCGGAGCTGGTGCATCTGCTGGCCCATGACAGCGAAGCCTTCGCCCGCTGGGATGCGGCCCAGGTGCTGCTGCGCCAGGCGGTGCAGGCCCGGGCCTCCGGCCGTGGCGATCCGGCTCTGGAGGAGGCCCTCATCGACGCCTTCGGCCGCATCCTGGCGGATCCCCTGCTGTCGGAGGGCAGTCGCGCCGCGCTGCTCGCCCTGCCGGGCCTGGCGGAACTGGAGGATGCCGGCGAGGAGCCCGACCCCCCGGCCCTGTTCGCCGCCCAGCTGGCCCTGCAGCGCCGCTTCGGCGAGGCCCTGGCCGAGCCGCTGCAGGCCTGCCTGGAGCGCTGCCGCCCCGCCTGGACCCTGGCCTGGCCCGAGGGCAGCGGCGCGCGCCGGCTCACGGGCACGGTCTGGGCCTGGCGCGCTGCCGCCGGTGATGCCGCCGTGATTCAGGCGGCCCGCGATGCCGTGGATGGCCCCTCGATGACCCTCGCCCGGGCCGGCCTGCGGGCCCTGCAGTGCCTGCCCATCCCCGCCCGCCAGGAGGCGGTGGACGCCTTCTATCAGCGCTGGCAGGAGAGGCCGGTGATCCTCGATGCCTGGTTCGCGCTGGAGGCCTCGGCCCCCTTCCCCGACGGGCTGGAGCGGGTGGAGCGCCTGCTCCAGCATCCCCGCTTCGATCCCGCCGCCCCCAACTCGGTGCGCGCCGTGCTGGGCGGTCTGGCCGGCAATCCGCCGGTGTTTCACGCGGCCGATGGCGGCGGATACCGCTTCATGGCCGAGCAGATCGCCGGCCTCGATCGCCGCAACCCGATCACGGCCTCCCGCATGGCCAAGGTGTTCAGCCGCTGGCAGAGCTATGGCCCCGAGCGGCGCGAGCGGATGCGCCAGGCACTGGCCGCCCTGGCCTCCGAGGCTCTCTCCACCAACACCCGCGAGGTGGTGGAGCAGTGCCTCGGCTCCGACCTCAGCGCCGCGGCGGGTTGA
- a CDS encoding cAMP phosphodiesterase, producing the protein MLPLLGASLPAQAASPATSPATEADMALYSRIAAVNVCISRAAGIAFDTAVAVAGETMAQVIQHQNGGVIAQVGREPLNLDDLRKGSINSAVLGAAEVCPKDVPADVMKDVQAALQRSGGAEAIPPPPRPGTSQRTPAVPPRR; encoded by the coding sequence GTGCTTCCCCTGCTAGGCGCCAGCCTGCCGGCGCAGGCGGCCAGCCCCGCCACCAGCCCTGCCACCGAGGCCGACATGGCCCTCTATTCCCGCATCGCGGCGGTGAATGTGTGCATCTCCCGGGCCGCCGGCATCGCCTTCGACACGGCGGTGGCGGTGGCCGGTGAAACCATGGCCCAGGTGATCCAGCACCAGAACGGTGGCGTGATCGCGCAGGTGGGCCGGGAGCCCCTGAACCTCGACGATCTGCGCAAGGGCTCGATCAACTCCGCCGTGCTCGGTGCCGCCGAGGTGTGCCCCAAGGACGTGCCCGCCGATGTGATGAAGGATGTGCAGGCCGCCCTGCAGCGCTCGGGCGGGGCCGAGGCGATTCCGCCCCCGCCCAGGCCCGGAACCAGTCAACGGACCCCCGCGGTCCCGCCCCGCCGCTGA